From Acropora muricata isolate sample 2 chromosome 14, ASM3666990v1, whole genome shotgun sequence, one genomic window encodes:
- the LOC136897708 gene encoding uncharacterized protein, whose amino-acid sequence MAGLAEKEKQVRNWKVPELKNFLQARGISVCYKKKDELVELTEKANEIGLELTFDHESPSEVVNAKLATNDGTIPNPLNLHSDWSNDFSDAPNFSWGDLYCYLINKKGYDQESLKAYKSLEGYRLHWDGHVYNLERNKNIYFEHHIMKFSVKPTEREKTPLGNKPTYDGWIIIHKDGVVLSAHCPCIGGSDGACRHIGAALIELEDTLRQNTVVTCTGEKCAWKRRKRTHNEATNLEDMTFTKPEIGKKKKKAVKPSTRNYDPRPKKAVNNENLVPQFRALLINTVPSAVGLHILPDHGLNEATEATDEITEQTSTNGVPLTGIHGNPFIQEQPFTLDCISPFKTHPPSVDEIMQKGQGIKRKLNFNESEIDFIEKKTRLQSQQSDWFLYRKGRITASKCKRVASLKPTTSPSKTIKELLVNNTPQSTAMLQGLQNEDNIAEAFINKMDTVEGKKGVTITKCGLFVSKTHGFLGASPDGIITDPEETTPGVAEFKYIQVKPDETLTDVLLKGYSTPQNDFPKKDTS is encoded by the exons ATGGCCGGTTTAgcggaaaaggaaaaacaggtCCGAAATTGGAAGGTTCCAGAACTTAAAAATTTCCTGCAGGCTCGAGGGATATCTGTCtgctacaaaaaaaaagacgaacTGGTTGAGCTGACGGAAAAAGCTAACGAAATCGGTTTAGAACTGACATTTGACCATGAGTCGCCCAGCGAAGTTGTAAACGCAAAGTTGGCGACAAACGATGGTACGATCCCGAATCCTTTAAATCTCCATTCCGACTGGAGTAACGATTTTTCAGATGCCCCTAACTTTTCCTGGGGAGATTTGTATTGCTATTTAATAAACAAGAAAGGATATGACCAAGAATCCCTCAAGGCGTACAAGTCTCTTGAAGGATACCGCTTACACTGGGATGGCCATGTGTACAATCTTGAAAGgaacaagaacatttattttgaACACCACATAATGAAATTCTCTGTTAAACCTACCGAACGAGAGAAAACACCATTAGGAAACAAGCCGACATACGATGGTTGGATAATCATACATAAGGATGGTGTTGTTCTCTCTGCACACTGCCCTTGCATTGGCGG CTCTGATGGGGCTTGCCGTCACATCGGGGCGGCACTCATCGAACTTGAAGACACTCTTCGACAAAATACAGTGGTCACTTGCACTGGCGAGAAATGTGCatggaaaagaagaaagaggacaCACAATGAAGCCACTAATTTAGAAGACATGACCTTTACCAAACCTGAAATtggcaagaaaaagaaaaaggcagTGAAGCCTTCAACCAGGAATTATGATCCACGCCCCAAAAAAGCTGTAAACAATGAGAATCTAGTTCCACAGTTCAGAGCACTGCTTATTAATACAGTTCCTTCAGCAGTAGGTCTTCATATATTACCTGACCATGGATTGAATGAAGCAACCGAAGCCACTGACGAAATTACAGAACAAACTAGCACAAATGGTGTTCCTTTGACAGGTATTCATGGTAACCCATTTATCCAAGAACAGCCATTTACTTTAGACTGTATATCGCCTTTCAAAACTCACCCCCCAAGTGTTGATGAAATTATGCAAAAGGGACAGGGAATAAAGAGAAAACTGAACTTCAATGAAAGTGAGATTGActttattgaaaagaaaacaagacttCAAAGTCAACAATCTGACTGGTTTTTGTACCGGAAAGGTAGAATAACAGCATCTAAATGTAAACGAGTGGCAAGCCTTAAACCAACAACTTCCCCATCCAAAACAATCAAGGAATTATTGGTGAACAATACCCCCCAGTCCACTGCAATGCTGCAAGGGCTACAAAACGAAGATAACATTGCAGAAGCTTTTATTAACAAAATGGATACTGTGGAGGGGAAGAAGGGAGTCACTATCACAAAATGTGGTCTTTTTGTAAGCAAAACCCATGGGTTTTTAGGAGCAAGCCCAGATGGCATTATTACTGATCCAGAGGAAACCACCCCTGGTGTTGCTGAGTTTAAATACATACAAGTTAAGCCTGATGAAACTTTAACAGATGTCCTTTTAAAGGGATACTCTACACCTCAAAACGACTTTCCAAAAAAAGATACCTCATAG